In Penaeus monodon isolate SGIC_2016 chromosome 41, NSTDA_Pmon_1, whole genome shotgun sequence, a single genomic region encodes these proteins:
- the LOC119598640 gene encoding mitochondrial amidoxime-reducing component 1-like isoform X1 → MKKDIKRMSKGWSAVVGVGVGVGVGALVAWAWRRSAIPPDSWEEVGVVSELAVYPLKSGRPLYVQEAAATEHGLSVGPHKDRSFIVILKEGSLVTGRQKPKLTFVTVKIDGDTATFEAEGAEGLAKVNLQTVTQEGEAVDANIFGAPVKGVDCGDAVSRWMSEFLYEGRREVRVLYRHPQMDRRVQRHEGLEFPQFLDTDKVIYADVSPYHIVTESSVEDLNTRLEKPVKRNRFRGNIVVKGSKPYDEDDWAYVKIGEVVLRMLQPCDRCSFPTVDPETGTKDPDKEPQETLKTYRILKSPEKLAKLWATSPMFGTILGIDVCGTVRVGEKVLVKRASRNPKWRYWK, encoded by the exons ATGAAGAAAGACATAAAGAG GATGAGCAAGGGCTGGTCAGCTGTCGTGGGCGTAGGCGTCGGTGTGGGCGTGGGAGCTCTCGTGGCATGGGCGTGGCGGCGGTCCGCCATTCCGCCAGatag CTGGGAGGAAGTGGGCGTGGTTTCAGAACTGGCCGTGTACCCTCTGAAGTCTGGTCGGCCTTTGTACGTCCAGGAAGCGGCGGCAACAGAACACGGCTTGTCTGTGGGTCCTCATAAAGACAG gTCTTTCATAGTCATCTTGAAAGAAGGTTCCCTGGTGACAGGTCGACAGAAACCGAAACTCACCTTTGTCACGGTCAAAATCGACGGCGACACGGCTACTTTCGAGGCCGAGGGAGCTGAAGGCCTTGCTAAGGTCAACCTCCAGACGGTGACCCAGGAAGGAGAGGCCGTAGACGCAAA TATCTTCGGCGCTCCGGTCAAGGGCGTGGATTGTGGCGACGCCGTTTCCCGTTGGATGAGCGAATTCCTTTACGAAGGACGGCGGGAGGTGAGGGTCCTTTACAGGCACCCGCAGATGGATCGGAGGGTTCAAAGACACGAAGGACTGGAATTTCCGCAGTTCTTAGATACGGACAAG GTGATTTACGCAGACGTCAGTCCATACCACATAGTAACAGAGTCGTCCGTGGAAGACCTGAACACTCGCTTGGAAAAGCCCGTGAAACGAAATCGATTCCGAGGAAACATCGTGGTTAAAGGATCGAAACCTTACGATGAGGACGACTGGGCTTACGTTAAGATCGGCGAGGTCGTCTTGAGGATGCTGCAGCCGTGTGACAG GTGCTCTTTTCCTACCGTTGATCCAGAGACGGGAACTAAGGACCCTGATAAGGAACCTCAGGAAACTCTCAAGAC CTACCGAATACTCAAAAGCCCAGAGAAGCTGGCTAAATTATGGGCCACGTCACCGATGTTTGGAACCATCTTGGGCATTGACGTGTGTGGAAccgtgagagtgggagagaaggtcCTCGTCAAGAGAGCGTCAAGGAACCCAAAGTGGCGGTACTGGAAATAA
- the LOC119598640 gene encoding mitochondrial amidoxime-reducing component 1-like isoform X2, with the protein MSKGWSAVVGVGVGVGVGALVAWAWRRSAIPPDSWEEVGVVSELAVYPLKSGRPLYVQEAAATEHGLSVGPHKDRSFIVILKEGSLVTGRQKPKLTFVTVKIDGDTATFEAEGAEGLAKVNLQTVTQEGEAVDANIFGAPVKGVDCGDAVSRWMSEFLYEGRREVRVLYRHPQMDRRVQRHEGLEFPQFLDTDKVIYADVSPYHIVTESSVEDLNTRLEKPVKRNRFRGNIVVKGSKPYDEDDWAYVKIGEVVLRMLQPCDRCSFPTVDPETGTKDPDKEPQETLKTYRILKSPEKLAKLWATSPMFGTILGIDVCGTVRVGEKVLVKRASRNPKWRYWK; encoded by the exons ATGAGCAAGGGCTGGTCAGCTGTCGTGGGCGTAGGCGTCGGTGTGGGCGTGGGAGCTCTCGTGGCATGGGCGTGGCGGCGGTCCGCCATTCCGCCAGatag CTGGGAGGAAGTGGGCGTGGTTTCAGAACTGGCCGTGTACCCTCTGAAGTCTGGTCGGCCTTTGTACGTCCAGGAAGCGGCGGCAACAGAACACGGCTTGTCTGTGGGTCCTCATAAAGACAG gTCTTTCATAGTCATCTTGAAAGAAGGTTCCCTGGTGACAGGTCGACAGAAACCGAAACTCACCTTTGTCACGGTCAAAATCGACGGCGACACGGCTACTTTCGAGGCCGAGGGAGCTGAAGGCCTTGCTAAGGTCAACCTCCAGACGGTGACCCAGGAAGGAGAGGCCGTAGACGCAAA TATCTTCGGCGCTCCGGTCAAGGGCGTGGATTGTGGCGACGCCGTTTCCCGTTGGATGAGCGAATTCCTTTACGAAGGACGGCGGGAGGTGAGGGTCCTTTACAGGCACCCGCAGATGGATCGGAGGGTTCAAAGACACGAAGGACTGGAATTTCCGCAGTTCTTAGATACGGACAAG GTGATTTACGCAGACGTCAGTCCATACCACATAGTAACAGAGTCGTCCGTGGAAGACCTGAACACTCGCTTGGAAAAGCCCGTGAAACGAAATCGATTCCGAGGAAACATCGTGGTTAAAGGATCGAAACCTTACGATGAGGACGACTGGGCTTACGTTAAGATCGGCGAGGTCGTCTTGAGGATGCTGCAGCCGTGTGACAG GTGCTCTTTTCCTACCGTTGATCCAGAGACGGGAACTAAGGACCCTGATAAGGAACCTCAGGAAACTCTCAAGAC CTACCGAATACTCAAAAGCCCAGAGAAGCTGGCTAAATTATGGGCCACGTCACCGATGTTTGGAACCATCTTGGGCATTGACGTGTGTGGAAccgtgagagtgggagagaaggtcCTCGTCAAGAGAGCGTCAAGGAACCCAAAGTGGCGGTACTGGAAATAA